The proteins below come from a single Malus domestica chromosome 03, GDT2T_hap1 genomic window:
- the LOC103432668 gene encoding poly [ADP-ribose] polymerase 2-like isoform X3 gives MASNLNVEELGNQLAQRGLPTTGAKATLVQRPDSALREEKKQPTGASDGSAAEASRVSRKREGKLIEEEGGGESTVSEKMKATEKFSGVKQLHEEAALCGVSATASKKLERLSEHSDGIPLGKANEEGNGGKEKIITATKKGAAVLDQWLPDDIKAHYHVLQLGDDIYDAMLNQTNVSRNNNTFYLIQVLESDVGGSFRIYYRWGRVGFKGQNKLAPHASRESAIKEFKQKFRDKTGNDWSNRKMFQLIPSCYMWIEMDYNEKEEQSAVEEKNGSALGRQPLETQLEPCIANFISLIFNVDMMKQHVMEIGYNADKLPLGKLSKSTILKGYNILRRISDVIGSSNRELIEQLSGEFYTVIPHDIRFKKMRKFVIDTPQKLKHKLEMVEALGEIEVTTKLLKDDTGMQGDPLYSCYRSLHCELTPVGADSHEFDMIKKYMRNTHAKRHSTYTVDIVQIFRTSKEGEVERFRKFSGTKNRMLLWHGSRLTNWVGILSQGLRIAPPEAPETGQMFGKGVYFADMFSKSAKYCHASNGCTSGVLLLCEVALGDMAELLTANYDADKLPVGKLSTKGVGGTEPDFSEAQLLDDGVVVPLGKQKENTSHEGSLRHNEYIVYNVEQIRKRFVVQVKFNFKND, from the exons ATGGCAAGCAACCTCAATGTAGAAGAGCTCGGAAACCAATTGGCTCAGCGTGGTCTCCCCACCACCGGAGCGAAGGCCACCCTG GTTCAGAGGCCCGATTCTGCTCTTCGCGAGGAGAAGAAGCAACCCACAGGCGCAAGTGATGGTTCAGCAGCAGAAGCTTCACGGGTTAGTAGAAAGAGGGAAGGGAAGTTAATTGAAGAGGAGGGAGGTGGGGAGTCTACTGTGTCCGAGAAAATGAAGGCCACCGAAAAGTTTAGTGGCGTGAAGCAATTGCACGAAGAAGCCGCTCTTTGTGGAGTTTCGGCAACTGCGTCGAAAAAGCTGGAGAGGCTTTCTGAACATTCTGATGGCATTCCTCTAGGTAAAG CTAATGAGGAAGGAAATGGCGGCAAGGAGAAGATAATAACCGCAACCAAAAAGGGTGCGGCGGTACTGGATCAGTGGCTACCGGATGACATAAAGGCACATTATCATGTTTTGCAACTG GGGGATGATATATACGATGCCATGTTAAACCAGACCAATGTCAGTCGTAACAATAACACATTCTATCTGATTCAAGTTCTTG AATCTGATGTTGGTGGAAGTTTCAGGATTTACTATAGATGGGGGAGAGTAGGTTTTAAGGGTCAGAACAAGCTAGCTCCTCACGCATCCCGCGAGAGCGCGATCAAGGAGTTTAAACAGAAATTCCGTGACAAAACCGGGAATGATTGGTCCAATCGAAAAATGTTCCAGCTTATCCCATCCTGCTATATGTGGATAGAAATGGATTACAATGAAAAGGAAGAGCAGTCAGCT GTCGAAGAAAAGAATGGCTCTGCTTTAGGACGTCAACCTTTGGAAACACAACTTGAGCCCTGCATTGCAAATTTTATATCTCTTATTTTCAACGTCGACATGATGAAGCAGCATGTGATGGAAATAG GATACAACGCTGATAAGTTGCCTCTGGGTAAGCTTAGCAAATCAACAATTCTAAAG GGCTATAACATCCTGCGGAGGATTTCTGATGTGATTGGCTCATCTAACAGGGAATTAATCGAACAATTAAGCGG AGAGTTCTACACTGTCATTCCTCATGACATCAGGTTTAAAAAAATGC GTAAATTTGTGATTGATACTCCTCAGAAGTTGAAACACAAGCTAGAAATG GTTGAAGCACTAGGTGAAATTGAGGTTACAACGAAATTGTTGAAGGATGACACAGGAATGCAG GGAGATCCCTTGTATTCCTGTTATCGAAGCCTTCATTGTGAGCTGACACCAGTTGGTGCTGATTCTCATGAATTTGATATG ATTAAAAAATATATGCGTAATACTCATGCAAAAAGACATTCAACTTACACTGTTGATATCGTTCAAATATTCCGCACATCTAAAGAGGGTGAAGTTGAACGCTTCAGGAAG TTTTCTGGTACAAAAAATAGAATGCTTTTGTGGCATGGTTCTCGTCTTACAAACTGGGTTGGTATATTATCTCAAG GCTTGCGCATAGCTCCACCTGAAGCCCCAGAGACTGGTCAGATGTTCGGGAAAGGAGTTTACTTTGCAGACATGTTCTCCAAAAGCGCAAAGTATTGCCATGCATCTAATGGCTGTACATCTGGGGTGCTGCTTCTATGTGAG GTTGCGCTGGGCGACATGGCTGAGCTTTTAACCGCTAACTACGATGCGGACAAGTTACCCGTAGGAAAACTAAG CACTAAAGGAGTTGGGGGAACTGAACCAGATTTTTCAGAAGCTCAGTTACTAGATGACGGTGTCGTGGTTCCCCTAGGAAAGCAGAAAGAGAATACAAGCCACGAG GGTTCATTACGGCACAATGAGTACATAGTTTACAATGTGGAACAGATCAGGAAGCGCTTCGTTGTTCAAGTTAAGTTCAATTTCAAGAATGATTAG
- the LOC103432668 gene encoding poly [ADP-ribose] polymerase 2-like isoform X4, whose amino-acid sequence MASNLNVEELGNQLAQRGLPTTGAKATLVQRPDSALREEKKQPTGASDGSAAEASRVSRKREGKLIEEEGGGESTVSEKMKATEKFSGVKQLHEEAALCGVSATASKKLERLSEHSDGIPLANEEGNGGKEKIITATKKGAAVLDQWLPDDIKAHYHVLQLGDDIYDAMLNQTNVSRNNNTFYLIQVLESDVGGSFRIYYRWGRVGFKGQNKLAPHASRESAIKEFKQKFRDKTGNDWSNRKMFQLIPSCYMWIEMDYNEKEEQSAVEEKNGSALGRQPLETQLEPCIANFISLIFNVDMMKQHVMEIGYNADKLPLGKLSKSTILKGYNILRRISDVIGSSNRELIEQLSGEFYTVIPHDIRFKKMRKFVIDTPQKLKHKLEMVEALGEIEVTTKLLKDDTGMQGDPLYSCYRSLHCELTPVGADSHEFDMIKKYMRNTHAKRHSTYTVDIVQIFRTSKEGEVERFRKFSGTKNRMLLWHGSRLTNWVGILSQGLRIAPPEAPETGQMFGKGVYFADMFSKSAKYCHASNGCTSGVLLLCEVALGDMAELLTANYDADKLPVGKLSTKGVGGTEPDFSEAQLLDDGVVVPLGKQKENTSHEGSLRHNEYIVYNVEQIRKRFVVQVKFNFKND is encoded by the exons ATGGCAAGCAACCTCAATGTAGAAGAGCTCGGAAACCAATTGGCTCAGCGTGGTCTCCCCACCACCGGAGCGAAGGCCACCCTG GTTCAGAGGCCCGATTCTGCTCTTCGCGAGGAGAAGAAGCAACCCACAGGCGCAAGTGATGGTTCAGCAGCAGAAGCTTCACGGGTTAGTAGAAAGAGGGAAGGGAAGTTAATTGAAGAGGAGGGAGGTGGGGAGTCTACTGTGTCCGAGAAAATGAAGGCCACCGAAAAGTTTAGTGGCGTGAAGCAATTGCACGAAGAAGCCGCTCTTTGTGGAGTTTCGGCAACTGCGTCGAAAAAGCTGGAGAGGCTTTCTGAACATTCTGATGGCATTCCTCTAG CTAATGAGGAAGGAAATGGCGGCAAGGAGAAGATAATAACCGCAACCAAAAAGGGTGCGGCGGTACTGGATCAGTGGCTACCGGATGACATAAAGGCACATTATCATGTTTTGCAACTG GGGGATGATATATACGATGCCATGTTAAACCAGACCAATGTCAGTCGTAACAATAACACATTCTATCTGATTCAAGTTCTTG AATCTGATGTTGGTGGAAGTTTCAGGATTTACTATAGATGGGGGAGAGTAGGTTTTAAGGGTCAGAACAAGCTAGCTCCTCACGCATCCCGCGAGAGCGCGATCAAGGAGTTTAAACAGAAATTCCGTGACAAAACCGGGAATGATTGGTCCAATCGAAAAATGTTCCAGCTTATCCCATCCTGCTATATGTGGATAGAAATGGATTACAATGAAAAGGAAGAGCAGTCAGCT GTCGAAGAAAAGAATGGCTCTGCTTTAGGACGTCAACCTTTGGAAACACAACTTGAGCCCTGCATTGCAAATTTTATATCTCTTATTTTCAACGTCGACATGATGAAGCAGCATGTGATGGAAATAG GATACAACGCTGATAAGTTGCCTCTGGGTAAGCTTAGCAAATCAACAATTCTAAAG GGCTATAACATCCTGCGGAGGATTTCTGATGTGATTGGCTCATCTAACAGGGAATTAATCGAACAATTAAGCGG AGAGTTCTACACTGTCATTCCTCATGACATCAGGTTTAAAAAAATGC GTAAATTTGTGATTGATACTCCTCAGAAGTTGAAACACAAGCTAGAAATG GTTGAAGCACTAGGTGAAATTGAGGTTACAACGAAATTGTTGAAGGATGACACAGGAATGCAG GGAGATCCCTTGTATTCCTGTTATCGAAGCCTTCATTGTGAGCTGACACCAGTTGGTGCTGATTCTCATGAATTTGATATG ATTAAAAAATATATGCGTAATACTCATGCAAAAAGACATTCAACTTACACTGTTGATATCGTTCAAATATTCCGCACATCTAAAGAGGGTGAAGTTGAACGCTTCAGGAAG TTTTCTGGTACAAAAAATAGAATGCTTTTGTGGCATGGTTCTCGTCTTACAAACTGGGTTGGTATATTATCTCAAG GCTTGCGCATAGCTCCACCTGAAGCCCCAGAGACTGGTCAGATGTTCGGGAAAGGAGTTTACTTTGCAGACATGTTCTCCAAAAGCGCAAAGTATTGCCATGCATCTAATGGCTGTACATCTGGGGTGCTGCTTCTATGTGAG GTTGCGCTGGGCGACATGGCTGAGCTTTTAACCGCTAACTACGATGCGGACAAGTTACCCGTAGGAAAACTAAG CACTAAAGGAGTTGGGGGAACTGAACCAGATTTTTCAGAAGCTCAGTTACTAGATGACGGTGTCGTGGTTCCCCTAGGAAAGCAGAAAGAGAATACAAGCCACGAG GGTTCATTACGGCACAATGAGTACATAGTTTACAATGTGGAACAGATCAGGAAGCGCTTCGTTGTTCAAGTTAAGTTCAATTTCAAGAATGATTAG
- the LOC103432668 gene encoding poly [ADP-ribose] polymerase 2-like isoform X1 produces MASNLNVEELGNQLAQRGLPTTGAKATLVQRPDSALREEKKQPTGASDGSAAEASRVSRKREGKLIEEEGGGESTVSEKMKATEKFSGVKQLHEEAALCGVSATASKKLERLSEHSDGIPLGKANEEGNGGKEKIITATKKGAAVLDQWLPDDIKAHYHVLQLGDDIYDAMLNQTNVSRNNNTFYLIQVLESDVGGSFRIYYRWGRVGFKGQNKLAPHASRESAIKEFKQKFRDKTGNDWSNRKMFQLIPSCYMWIEMDYNEKEEQSAVSIHNSWSMFVEEKNGSALGRQPLETQLEPCIANFISLIFNVDMMKQHVMEIGYNADKLPLGKLSKSTILKGYNILRRISDVIGSSNRELIEQLSGEFYTVIPHDIRFKKMRKFVIDTPQKLKHKLEMVEALGEIEVTTKLLKDDTGMQGDPLYSCYRSLHCELTPVGADSHEFDMIKKYMRNTHAKRHSTYTVDIVQIFRTSKEGEVERFRKFSGTKNRMLLWHGSRLTNWVGILSQGLRIAPPEAPETGQMFGKGVYFADMFSKSAKYCHASNGCTSGVLLLCEVALGDMAELLTANYDADKLPVGKLSTKGVGGTEPDFSEAQLLDDGVVVPLGKQKENTSHEGSLRHNEYIVYNVEQIRKRFVVQVKFNFKND; encoded by the exons ATGGCAAGCAACCTCAATGTAGAAGAGCTCGGAAACCAATTGGCTCAGCGTGGTCTCCCCACCACCGGAGCGAAGGCCACCCTG GTTCAGAGGCCCGATTCTGCTCTTCGCGAGGAGAAGAAGCAACCCACAGGCGCAAGTGATGGTTCAGCAGCAGAAGCTTCACGGGTTAGTAGAAAGAGGGAAGGGAAGTTAATTGAAGAGGAGGGAGGTGGGGAGTCTACTGTGTCCGAGAAAATGAAGGCCACCGAAAAGTTTAGTGGCGTGAAGCAATTGCACGAAGAAGCCGCTCTTTGTGGAGTTTCGGCAACTGCGTCGAAAAAGCTGGAGAGGCTTTCTGAACATTCTGATGGCATTCCTCTAGGTAAAG CTAATGAGGAAGGAAATGGCGGCAAGGAGAAGATAATAACCGCAACCAAAAAGGGTGCGGCGGTACTGGATCAGTGGCTACCGGATGACATAAAGGCACATTATCATGTTTTGCAACTG GGGGATGATATATACGATGCCATGTTAAACCAGACCAATGTCAGTCGTAACAATAACACATTCTATCTGATTCAAGTTCTTG AATCTGATGTTGGTGGAAGTTTCAGGATTTACTATAGATGGGGGAGAGTAGGTTTTAAGGGTCAGAACAAGCTAGCTCCTCACGCATCCCGCGAGAGCGCGATCAAGGAGTTTAAACAGAAATTCCGTGACAAAACCGGGAATGATTGGTCCAATCGAAAAATGTTCCAGCTTATCCCATCCTGCTATATGTGGATAGAAATGGATTACAATGAAAAGGAAGAGCAGTCAGCTGTCAGTATCCACAACTCTTGGTCTATGTTT GTCGAAGAAAAGAATGGCTCTGCTTTAGGACGTCAACCTTTGGAAACACAACTTGAGCCCTGCATTGCAAATTTTATATCTCTTATTTTCAACGTCGACATGATGAAGCAGCATGTGATGGAAATAG GATACAACGCTGATAAGTTGCCTCTGGGTAAGCTTAGCAAATCAACAATTCTAAAG GGCTATAACATCCTGCGGAGGATTTCTGATGTGATTGGCTCATCTAACAGGGAATTAATCGAACAATTAAGCGG AGAGTTCTACACTGTCATTCCTCATGACATCAGGTTTAAAAAAATGC GTAAATTTGTGATTGATACTCCTCAGAAGTTGAAACACAAGCTAGAAATG GTTGAAGCACTAGGTGAAATTGAGGTTACAACGAAATTGTTGAAGGATGACACAGGAATGCAG GGAGATCCCTTGTATTCCTGTTATCGAAGCCTTCATTGTGAGCTGACACCAGTTGGTGCTGATTCTCATGAATTTGATATG ATTAAAAAATATATGCGTAATACTCATGCAAAAAGACATTCAACTTACACTGTTGATATCGTTCAAATATTCCGCACATCTAAAGAGGGTGAAGTTGAACGCTTCAGGAAG TTTTCTGGTACAAAAAATAGAATGCTTTTGTGGCATGGTTCTCGTCTTACAAACTGGGTTGGTATATTATCTCAAG GCTTGCGCATAGCTCCACCTGAAGCCCCAGAGACTGGTCAGATGTTCGGGAAAGGAGTTTACTTTGCAGACATGTTCTCCAAAAGCGCAAAGTATTGCCATGCATCTAATGGCTGTACATCTGGGGTGCTGCTTCTATGTGAG GTTGCGCTGGGCGACATGGCTGAGCTTTTAACCGCTAACTACGATGCGGACAAGTTACCCGTAGGAAAACTAAG CACTAAAGGAGTTGGGGGAACTGAACCAGATTTTTCAGAAGCTCAGTTACTAGATGACGGTGTCGTGGTTCCCCTAGGAAAGCAGAAAGAGAATACAAGCCACGAG GGTTCATTACGGCACAATGAGTACATAGTTTACAATGTGGAACAGATCAGGAAGCGCTTCGTTGTTCAAGTTAAGTTCAATTTCAAGAATGATTAG
- the LOC139194311 gene encoding U1 small nuclear ribonucleoprotein A-like, with translation LIKVGGVKLPEAPAPPNNILFVQNLPQETTPMMLQMLFCQYAGFKEVRMVEAKPGIAFVEYGDEMQSTVAMQELQAFKLTPQSSMLITYAKK, from the coding sequence CTCATAAAAGTTGGTGGTGTGAAGTTACCTGAGGCTCCTGCTCCACCAAACAACATACTATTTGTTCAGAATCTTCCGCAGGAGACAACTCCCATGATGCTGCAAATGCTCTTCTGCCAGTATGCTGGTTTTAAGGAGGTTAGAATGGTCGAAGCGAAGCCTGGTATTGCTTTTGTGGAGTATGGAGACGAGATGCAATCAACAGTAGCAATGCAGGAACTCCAAGCTTTTAAGTTGACACCGCAGAGTTCGATGTTGATTACCTATGCCAAAAAGTAG
- the LOC103432668 gene encoding poly [ADP-ribose] polymerase 2-like isoform X2: MASNLNVEELGNQLAQRGLPTTGAKATLVQRPDSALREEKKQPTGASDGSAAEASRVSRKREGKLIEEEGGGESTVSEKMKATEKFSGVKQLHEEAALCGVSATASKKLERLSEHSDGIPLANEEGNGGKEKIITATKKGAAVLDQWLPDDIKAHYHVLQLGDDIYDAMLNQTNVSRNNNTFYLIQVLESDVGGSFRIYYRWGRVGFKGQNKLAPHASRESAIKEFKQKFRDKTGNDWSNRKMFQLIPSCYMWIEMDYNEKEEQSAVSIHNSWSMFVEEKNGSALGRQPLETQLEPCIANFISLIFNVDMMKQHVMEIGYNADKLPLGKLSKSTILKGYNILRRISDVIGSSNRELIEQLSGEFYTVIPHDIRFKKMRKFVIDTPQKLKHKLEMVEALGEIEVTTKLLKDDTGMQGDPLYSCYRSLHCELTPVGADSHEFDMIKKYMRNTHAKRHSTYTVDIVQIFRTSKEGEVERFRKFSGTKNRMLLWHGSRLTNWVGILSQGLRIAPPEAPETGQMFGKGVYFADMFSKSAKYCHASNGCTSGVLLLCEVALGDMAELLTANYDADKLPVGKLSTKGVGGTEPDFSEAQLLDDGVVVPLGKQKENTSHEGSLRHNEYIVYNVEQIRKRFVVQVKFNFKND; the protein is encoded by the exons ATGGCAAGCAACCTCAATGTAGAAGAGCTCGGAAACCAATTGGCTCAGCGTGGTCTCCCCACCACCGGAGCGAAGGCCACCCTG GTTCAGAGGCCCGATTCTGCTCTTCGCGAGGAGAAGAAGCAACCCACAGGCGCAAGTGATGGTTCAGCAGCAGAAGCTTCACGGGTTAGTAGAAAGAGGGAAGGGAAGTTAATTGAAGAGGAGGGAGGTGGGGAGTCTACTGTGTCCGAGAAAATGAAGGCCACCGAAAAGTTTAGTGGCGTGAAGCAATTGCACGAAGAAGCCGCTCTTTGTGGAGTTTCGGCAACTGCGTCGAAAAAGCTGGAGAGGCTTTCTGAACATTCTGATGGCATTCCTCTAG CTAATGAGGAAGGAAATGGCGGCAAGGAGAAGATAATAACCGCAACCAAAAAGGGTGCGGCGGTACTGGATCAGTGGCTACCGGATGACATAAAGGCACATTATCATGTTTTGCAACTG GGGGATGATATATACGATGCCATGTTAAACCAGACCAATGTCAGTCGTAACAATAACACATTCTATCTGATTCAAGTTCTTG AATCTGATGTTGGTGGAAGTTTCAGGATTTACTATAGATGGGGGAGAGTAGGTTTTAAGGGTCAGAACAAGCTAGCTCCTCACGCATCCCGCGAGAGCGCGATCAAGGAGTTTAAACAGAAATTCCGTGACAAAACCGGGAATGATTGGTCCAATCGAAAAATGTTCCAGCTTATCCCATCCTGCTATATGTGGATAGAAATGGATTACAATGAAAAGGAAGAGCAGTCAGCTGTCAGTATCCACAACTCTTGGTCTATGTTT GTCGAAGAAAAGAATGGCTCTGCTTTAGGACGTCAACCTTTGGAAACACAACTTGAGCCCTGCATTGCAAATTTTATATCTCTTATTTTCAACGTCGACATGATGAAGCAGCATGTGATGGAAATAG GATACAACGCTGATAAGTTGCCTCTGGGTAAGCTTAGCAAATCAACAATTCTAAAG GGCTATAACATCCTGCGGAGGATTTCTGATGTGATTGGCTCATCTAACAGGGAATTAATCGAACAATTAAGCGG AGAGTTCTACACTGTCATTCCTCATGACATCAGGTTTAAAAAAATGC GTAAATTTGTGATTGATACTCCTCAGAAGTTGAAACACAAGCTAGAAATG GTTGAAGCACTAGGTGAAATTGAGGTTACAACGAAATTGTTGAAGGATGACACAGGAATGCAG GGAGATCCCTTGTATTCCTGTTATCGAAGCCTTCATTGTGAGCTGACACCAGTTGGTGCTGATTCTCATGAATTTGATATG ATTAAAAAATATATGCGTAATACTCATGCAAAAAGACATTCAACTTACACTGTTGATATCGTTCAAATATTCCGCACATCTAAAGAGGGTGAAGTTGAACGCTTCAGGAAG TTTTCTGGTACAAAAAATAGAATGCTTTTGTGGCATGGTTCTCGTCTTACAAACTGGGTTGGTATATTATCTCAAG GCTTGCGCATAGCTCCACCTGAAGCCCCAGAGACTGGTCAGATGTTCGGGAAAGGAGTTTACTTTGCAGACATGTTCTCCAAAAGCGCAAAGTATTGCCATGCATCTAATGGCTGTACATCTGGGGTGCTGCTTCTATGTGAG GTTGCGCTGGGCGACATGGCTGAGCTTTTAACCGCTAACTACGATGCGGACAAGTTACCCGTAGGAAAACTAAG CACTAAAGGAGTTGGGGGAACTGAACCAGATTTTTCAGAAGCTCAGTTACTAGATGACGGTGTCGTGGTTCCCCTAGGAAAGCAGAAAGAGAATACAAGCCACGAG GGTTCATTACGGCACAATGAGTACATAGTTTACAATGTGGAACAGATCAGGAAGCGCTTCGTTGTTCAAGTTAAGTTCAATTTCAAGAATGATTAG